TCACCAGACCCTGCTCGACCCTGCTCCAACCAGAAACAGCACAGACTTGTATGTGATTTTCATCTAACGAGAAATCCATATGGATTAAgggctcccattgatttcaattcaCCTGCCAGTGGTTGGTTGCATCTAGCAGCCAGAACTGGGGGTAATTGCAGAGAGCAAAAAAGTGGCATTTCACTGCATCTCTGCAACAGGagtattttcagattttttttttaattaacaaagtgagcaatgcacattaaagtgcttattacatactttaatatgtattaatgctTTGTGGAGCTGCTTGGGGAAGTAAACTTTCCAGATGctgtaaaatgcaataaaatgattaaaaaaaacagctttaaaaaaagatttcataTCCAGTCTGAAATAAAAAGCTTCTTATTTGTAGATCCGATTTTCATCCATTGTCACCTGGAAATGCTAATAAAAAGTTTCCATATTTTCTCATATTACAGATAGCACTAAAACAGTGCATATCTGCTGATTTTCCTAGTGAAAGGTTCAAATGTATAATccaaacacattattattatgctaCCTACATCATAAGCTTGAGAGTTCATTTAGGGCTAGAATTTAGTTTCCTTTGGTTTCCTGTGTCTATTCAATACACAGATTTATAATTTGGCAGGCAACCTCATGCTTAGCATGGTAGAACAATGAGCCCATGATATTCTTTACactgttataaatatttatttggcacCAGCTTGCCCCCTAAAGGCATGACTGAGTAAAGCTAGTAaagctgcaaataaaaaaaatatatatacggtatatatatatatatatatgaaagaatGTTTTAATATGTTAGATTAAAATAGTGTTACAGTTTGTAAAATGTGCTATTTTTGGCTGAAATAAGTTTTTTCATGTTAACAATAACTTTCAGGCCATCTTTATGTCTTACCTCAGGCTATCAGAAAATGCTTCCACGCCAAATTTAGAGATACAGTAGCCACCTCCACAGATAGTCACCCTTCCCACAATACTGGAAACATTAACAATGCGTCCTTGAGATTTTCGGATCAGTGGCAGGAGTTTCAGGGTAACATCAATGAGGCCAAGTAGGTTTACATCCAGTACTCTACTAAAATCATCTTTTTTCAGCCACTCATTGGGGGCACCTGGCATCCCAGTTCCAGCATTATTCACCAAACCCCAGAGTCCTAAAACAAAATCAGGGATCACGGTGAAAGAGGAACagagaaatataataatttaatagttgCATTTCAGCAAGTATGTTGCATAGTATGAATAGGTAAAGTTTGAAGTGTTTTTGCTTGTGTTGATTACTCATCAAGATGTCAGTGGTGTACTCTAGTACCTCAAAGAGGCAGGCGTAAACACCAAGAATGATGGATCAAATTTGAGGACTATCCCACAGGACATGGGACTGTTCCATACataagtaaaaagcaaaaatgtacattatcaGGTTGGATCTGTCTGACCTTTGTCAGCGACAACATGTGTGACCCACTTGGCAACAGAGCTCACACTCTGGCTATTAGTTACATCCAGGATTACTGTCTGCAGTCTGTGGGATGTCTCCTTCTTCAGATCCTCAGCTCCCTTCTCAGTCAGACAAGCTGCCAGTACCCGCATTCCATGCCGGTCCAGCTGCTTTGCTAGCAGGTTCCCAAATCCAGAGTCACATCCAGTGATCAGTACATATTTATCTGAGAGATTCTCCAGTATCAGGCTTTGTCTGTACCATCTGTACAGAAAGAGCAGAGTCAACAGCACCACCAGCAGGGGGAGCCACATCATGAAGACAGACCACACATTTCACTATAACAGAAATATAgagaaatattttacaattgcAAAGTTAGATGCTTTATGTTAGTGATTAGGTGTGATTACCCTCATCTAATTAAGGATTGTGCATATATGTGTTGTAAAAAGTAATGGGAGTTATTGCAGAAGATGTTGTATCAGCCCGTTTTCCAATTGTAATTAACTCCCATCTCTGattgtatatacggtatatgtctACTAATTCAACTAATCAACTCTTGGATCAGGAACCTTTTTATTGACTGATTGTATCTGTTAGctcttaataaatacaaatatacatacatgcatacatacatatgtgctTTTCTGATTAGCTGTTTGGTAAGGCTCTAGTTCATGGATACACATGGCAAATAATAATTCTTAGAATAGAAAGTttagaaacaataaaataattactactACTCATCTTCAGTTACTACATGTGGGATTCCTTTTAAGGCAGACCAGATCACTGACTCcaaagacattttttatttagggAGTAGCAGAGCAAGCGATATGAAAAGTTTAGAGGATTTAACCATGTATTTTAATGGACCAACACTTGTAAATGTCTCCTGAGAGGAGAGTTAAGCTCATACTGCTTATGGGGAAAGTCTCATGGAAAAACTAAATACTTTCTTTTCAGAATTTTGAATAGAGAAGTTTAGATCTGAAGACAAACTTTCTTCTGTTCATATATGCCTTAATTATCTGCAGACTTGGAGCCTGCCATAGTAGGCAGACATGATATTTTGTATGACTttctctgctcaaacaccacactggcCTGTTTATGGAGTGCTAAAGAAGTCAGTGTCTAttattaagactgagtcattcttttttttaccgcAGGCAGTATGATCAGAGTGCTTGTCTAGTAGAATGAGCTGAGATAAAAGGGCTAGAACACAGAAATGACTAGTATGAAGCTGTCAAAAAGCATTATCTAAGTAAAAAACgacaattgtttaaaaaaaaacagcatttttgtaatgctatatcatatcactaataaaacatttggaTGTGATTTCCCTTTTACAGCAAATACAACACAACCTCATCTCTTCTTGCAGGTAGAACTCATCACCTACAATTTATTGTTGACCGGTCTTTAAATACATACATCTGCCTTACCTTAATCTACCTCGTCTGTCCaaattttttcagttttaagCAACTCTAGACAAATCCTTTATCAAGCTGGGTTCTTGCCATAGTACCAAACAAAGAAATCAACTCAGAGAGTAACCTAGTtaaaatattgttctttttttgtgctgGAGATCATTAACTACAGAAGATCACATGATTTATATCAATTTAATGTGACCTTTATCACCAAGGTAACAGTTTTTGTTCTGGATTTGCCAGAACTGGTTAGAACAGTGAATACCttgttttcacatttatttctaGCCTCCCACAATTTTCTCCTATGTAAGGAATATTAGtagtgtatttttcatttttgtaatatCGTGCACAGAcatgcataaaacaaaaatatgttgcTAGGTACGGCACATGCCCATTTAATTTCACATTAAATTAGCTAAACTGTTAATACTTAAACATgcgtttttttatatagttgttATGTAAGCTGGTTTGAGCAGGTCCCTCTTCACCTGtcgtctctgtaagtcaatttgttatgttacatactacttgttatgtcctgtccacccattgtacagcggtATGgcatttgatggcactataacaataaataataataataatacagaagtAGTCCAAAAGTTGATATGCAAATCTCCCTGTAAATCTAATGTAAACCAATGTAGTTTATTGTCAGTACCTTAGTACTCTCAACTCTCTATTTGTTTATTGCCATATCCATAAGACTTTACATGGTACACTGTTATCCATATCCATATGGCTTCTCCAGACCTTggcccatgtaaaaaatatatatttttttatctctacATCATGTAAGGGTATTTTTGTGCTTGAAAATAACACACATGGATACATGTATTATATAGTTTTCCTATAGCAGGACTGCACAACTCCAGCCCTTGATGGTCACAAACGATCAATTAATTATGTGTGTTATTGGCCAAAAATGAttagtttaatacatttttaattgaaatgccTGTGTGAGTTGTGCACCCCTGTTCTATGGGAATAGATGACCTCTTGGTGCCTGCAGTCCATAGCCATGGCTTACAGAGCAATATGTGGAATGTAGGGAAGAGCAAAAAGCATAGTTTATCATTGTATAAAATCATTTTAGCCCTCTCTGGTTTCCATTAATATAAAAACTGCTGGAGCTCATTGTACATCAGCCAACACCAGAATGGTCAGCTCTAATAAAGCCTATACAAATGTAAGTATCTTATcattatatgttaaatataacCATATATGAACAAGCAAAGCTAGTTCACATTACATCAGCCACATTAATTAAGCCTTCAACTACTACTATCCTAAGACAGAAGTAAagtcctttacatttttaagtatattttaatgtatacttTTTAAATTTGTAAGTATACTTTTATGGTTAGATTCTTAAAACCTGGAAAACCAagctctatatattttttaagggcGTGTGGGATGAAAATTATGTTGTATCTATTCTAGAGCTGAAGGACACATCAATATTTTCAAAACActgaatggtttaaaaaaacataaagtggATGAAGATATTTTTTGGCATTATGGTTTAAAAACTATGGAAATTCACAGATCTTCAATCCTGCCAAAAAAAAGCtgcggagaaaaaaaagagagaatgttGTGCAAAGTTCACAAACAAGAGAAAACCTGTTTGGTTTATTCTAGTGGCAATGTTGTTAAATTGCACCCTGCTCAAAATGCATACAAAGCATTCTACCAGCATGGGTAGGGGGAGTCTGCAACAGGAAAGAAATACTAATTATATTTCATGgaacataataaaaaaggacATTCCTGAAAATTCATAGGAAAGGTGGACCCCACTAAGAGTATTAAAGGTGAAGTCAAAATATccttataataatattgttatttcagAAAGTGCTTAGACATTCCCTTTTTTAAGGATTGTTTGTTATAGATGGCattcctttttaaaacatttttaaaaatgataaaataaatatattatttcaatgtatcctattaaaaaataaacaggtaggtccttcttttgaaataacaatgatatagtatatatatatatatatatatatatatatatatatatatatatatatatatactatcaacaaatataaaatgtgcacaaaaataagaaaaaagaaatgtgttcaAGGTTTCCCCTTTTAAAAGCTTTACATAGCCAgtgcaaatgaaaacaaatcccAAATGTATTTAGGTATTAGTTTGTTAGTGACATGGCTAATAATGAATGGTGCATATAGCTGTTTCCAAACTAGATTTTTTGAACATTTGATATATTGGGAATTGAGCCCCAAATGTGGTGAGAAAAAGCAAAACTGCTgaataaaattacatattttttgaaAGCTGGCATGCCAAAGTATTTTAAGAGacatatttaaccattttggtCCCAATTTCTCCCAAACTTTGCAGTACATTTTCCCTATTTCAAACAAGCATATTATATACAAAGTATTTCATTACATTTCTTTCTCTGGGTACATGCACCtactgaaacatttttttgatgTTGTGGGTTTAAA
This sequence is a window from Spea bombifrons isolate aSpeBom1 chromosome 2, aSpeBom1.2.pri, whole genome shotgun sequence. Protein-coding genes within it:
- the LOC128475214 gene encoding retinol dehydrogenase 16-like, producing MMWLPLLVVLLTLLFLYRWYRQSLILENLSDKYVLITGCDSGFGNLLAKQLDRHGMRVLAACLTEKGAEDLKKETSHRLQTVILDVTNSQSVSSVAKWVTHVVADKGLWGLVNNAGTGMPGAPNEWLKKDDFSRVLDVNLLGLIDVTLKLLPLIRKSQGRIVNVSSIVGRVTICGGGYCISKFGVEAFSDSLRRELRQFGVSVSIIEPGYFQTQLNNLDHMKNSLQNIWSSTSPEIHQSYGIQYFHDYVTGMMKTFLSLCNTDLTPVARCMEHALTAVHPWTRYSAGWDAKLFFIPVSYLPTVLSDYLLTLSAPSPAQATSH